In the genome of Candoia aspera isolate rCanAsp1 chromosome 1, rCanAsp1.hap2, whole genome shotgun sequence, one region contains:
- the CIMAP1D gene encoding protein CIMAP1D, translated as MEDSRPKKTPVIAALETGPGPGCYSLPPTIGFVNHDYTRFTSPAYSFRQRLNNEGQDASPGPCYYVPPELTRFGRTKGPSYSMLGRAKPPGLPQTPGPGTYSLEKPWLSFQQRAPSFSIGARTKSRPVDPVPAPNSYALPSLLGPWIPRKPSNPARAISGRNAKASASKDPCQTPGPGSYNTPAPGISLCHPPAFSMLRRLQRPTRGFQSPGPGSHSPEKVTVHRAGAPSYSFGVRHSEYLMPFIADAPEW; from the exons ATGGAAGACTCTCGGCCTAAGAAAACCCCAGTGATTGCTGCCCTTGAGACAG GACCCGGACCTGGATGTTACAGCTTACCTCCAACAATTGGATTTGTCAACCATGACTACACCCGCTTCACCAGTCCTGCTTATTCCTTTCGTCAGAGGCTCAACAATGAGG gCCAAGATGCAAGTCCCGGACCCTGTTACTACGTGCCACCTGAGCTCACGCGCTTTGGCAGAACGAAGGGTCCTTCTTACTCCATGCTGGGACGAGCAAAACCTCCAG GTCTGCCTCAGACTCCTGGGCCGGGCACATACAGTCTGGAGAAGCCCTGGCTCTCCTTTCAGCAGAGGGCACCCTCCTTCTCCATAGGTGCCCGCACCAAATCTCGGCCAGTGGATCCTGTTCCAGCCCCCAACAGCTACGCCCTCCCCTCACTGCTCGGGCCATGGATTCCCAGAAAACCTTCCAACCCCGCACGTGCCATCTCTGGCAGGAATGCCAAAGCCAGCGCTTCGAAGGATCCTTGCCAAACGCCAGGCCCAGGAAGCTACAACACCCCTGCCCCCGGCATCTCTTTGTGCCACCCACCAGCTTTCTCCATGCTGAGGAGGCTCCAGAGGCCCACAAGGGGCTTCCAGAGTCCAGGGCCAGGGTCCCACAGCCCAGAAAAGGTGACCGTTCACAGGGCAGGGGCCCCTTCTTACTCCTTTGGGGTTCGTCACTCAGAATACCTCATGCCATTCATCGCGGATGCTCCAGAGTGGTAG